Below is a genomic region from Heliangelus exortis chromosome W unlocalized genomic scaffold, bHelExo1.hap1 SUPER_W_unloc_1, whole genome shotgun sequence.
atgacagccctgttgcccttccctggtggttttttgatgcgtagtcctctccctctcccccttcccttttccctcctctcccgttcccttccctcccccttcccctttccctctcctttctctccctctccctccctctccccttgcTTCCCCTTGCTTCCTCTTGcttccccctctcttctccactCCTCTCCTGTGTAgttctctccatctctccatctctccatctctccatctctccatctctccatctctccatctctccatctctccatctctcctttccccctttccccctttccccctttccccctttccccctttccccctttccccctttccccctttccccctttccccctttccccctttccccctttccccctttccccctctccccctctccccctctccccctctccccctctccccctctccccctctccccctctccccgtcccccccgtccccccctccccccctccccccctccccccctcccccctttccccctttccccccttccccccttccccccttccccccttccccccttccccccttccccccttccccccttccccccttccccccttccccccttccccccttccccccttccccccttcccccctctccccctctccccctctccccctctctctcttttcccctttgccCCTTTGCACTttgcccctttccccctttctgtttctccatcccctctctccttcccctttatttttcccctttcactttccccttttccctccctctttcctctttccccttccccttctatTCCCCCACtcaccttccttctttcccctccttttccccccccctttccccccctctcccatTTTCCCATTCCCCCTCTCCCATTCCCCCTCTCCCGTTCCTCCTCTCCcatttcccccctctttccccccctgccttttccctcccatctcttccctttccttttcttccctcccctaCCCTCCCCACTCTctccttttttgtaatttttgtcaATAAATTgatttggattttggttttaaaattttcatcagtctcttgcccttatttcttgctgctaccaaatctgctcctctttaccctttttcagtttctgcacacctgctttatgaaatggaatagaaaaaaaccccatatttctgaagcaaaaaccATAGCCTGCTTTTCAAGAGTGCAGAAAGGGCCTTGGAAGTAGAAAGACTGCTCCAGAAATCACTTGGGCACGAGCACTGTGCTCATGTCCTTTGCTGCCTGTCTGGCAGGGCTCAGTTTGGagtgccagagctcagctccagttccATGCTGTGGGCCAGAGGGTtcattttcctaaggaaagcaCATGGACAGTGGATTTCTTCCCAGTGCTTCCTGATGCCACTCAAGTTTCAGAGCCTCATTCTAAAAGAGCCttcatggcagctctgctctagaGCTGTCACACGGGGCTCCACACCGAGCCCTCTGAtctgctccctttccttcagacacaactcacagcagcaaacactCATCTTACCATCTCCCTTTGGGGATCCACTCAAAacttgtgctgcctctgcacagaATGACTTCTGCAGCCTGACCAGCACCCGACAGACACATCCTGCAGAGGGGGACAGGACTTTCCTATTTGTCAGGCAGAAAGAGGAATTTGGATATCcccagagagagcagctcttcaAGAAACAGGCAGGAAGCTCTAAGGCACAGACAGCTTTGCCATGAAGGGCTCttatggagaaaagaattcaCTCCTGAATACTTTGGGTGGAAGCATTTGGtccctgcagagaaatctctggGGGAGTCCTGTTCCCAGCGGGTCccacagccaagcagagagCATCCATCCCTTGGTGGTCAGCAGCTGGAACAAAGGACCTCATCAGCAGGTTTTCCAGTCTATTTGCTGGTTTGTGTTTCCTGTATCTATGGAATATCTCTTTATGTCACACCGTAGCACACTCTCATTCTGAAGTTAAGAGGAtatcattttatttctgcagaccTCTGCTTAGTGTAAGGTACGGCTAAAAATCAACCcaggtgtgtcctggtttggggcaggataaaggtaattttcagccttgtacttttgctttctttgcagctgctgcccacagacactgctgctgttgagaAAGCCAacgctgctgctgctcctgctgcagacaccacagcctctccccctcagcacACACAGATACTTGTTGACCCTGGgactgggagaaaaggaaaaccatggaaatgagaaatgttccaggcaggtgaaggacaaagaggggattgctgaagcagagtgggcaggggacagaaaggcatggggtgcacctggcctttagcaagccctttgccatgctctaccattgtcctgttgtagccagactggtgatgtctggattgaagaggtgggtgatgtggtgggtgggaagttcaCGAGATGATGAGGGTCACAGTGCCATCAGGGATCCAAAGTCCTCCTGGCAAGCAGTGACGGTGCCTCAGTGTCCAGAACTTGTGACAACACTGTTTGCTGTCTTTATCCATGGGCACGATCAgttccctattcctgctggccatgctattcctgatacaagccaggatgctggtggccttcttgacCACCTAGGCACACAGCTGTCTGATACTCATTTGTCTGTCCACCAGCTCTGactgaggctgatgctgtggatgggattaagaagtgagttccatggggacaggggcagggttggcttcagttgagtgggaTCATGGAATCCTGGAATGGGTTGGATTGGAACAAGATGGTCTttaacccttccaacccaacccattccatgattctattgttctgtgacacagtcccagccagttccaggcctgggagtctccacagccaccaccagggctttgtgatgcAGGGTCTGGTGCCTGGACACCATGGTCATGGGAGTCTCTGTGGTGACCCTGGGGgtatataaggggtgtggagaccTGGGGTGCCcatatctgggagagcacctccctcaggagtcagcagctgccGTGGGTGACCATGGaatgtctgtggcagaaaatgcccaagatgtccatggagaaggaggtggaagcctgctgccagccctccacAAGACCTCAAGGTCAGTGactgaaggaagggccagaCCAGAAGTTCCCcagcaggctgtggggagagggcagctgtcccctgcagcccatggaggagcacggaggggcagatgtggatctgcagcccatggaggagcactcTGTACCAGGGTGACATCAGTTACtaactgaaatacataaaattttagaaaaaagtcacatttgagCAGCGTGAGCATGGCTGGGGCAAGGGTCAGGAAGGTGAGATTCCTCTTGTCTCTCTGTGTCtagatttccttcttttcctttccagcagggCTGTTCCATGCCAGCTGTGCAGTTGAGTTTCCAGCccctcagtctctctcccttctcctctctcctttccccagaggggaaggtgtctctgctccagcactgctctcccctcggggactgctctcagctgcccctctcctctgccctgcagctctcagagcGGTTCCTTTCCCCTGCTTGAAGATGTTGATGGCAGAGGCAGTGTGGCTGCTGTGAGAGCTGTGTTTGGATTGGGTGTGCTTGAAATGCTCGAGTAGCACAGCTGGCAAAAGCTCTGGGTGTCTGAGGAGCTGATTCTgaggcttttctcttttctgtgtcttgACAGAACAGCCCATAGCCTTCTGTCATCATCCTCCAGTCCTGTGCCCCTTCCCACCATGTTTCAGTTGTTGTTCCTATGATATCAGAACTACCTGAGTGGGCATGGAGCTCCAGTTCCTCCTCTTGATTTCCCAGGCTGCTTGTGTTTGTATCCATACACTTCAGGAGGCTGATCCTTTGGTTCCTATTTAAGGAGACAGCCAAGGAACATTTTACACTCCTCTGGCTGTCCTGGTTTCATCCCAGATCAGTTGTAGTGGTGATGGTGGGGTGATCATTGCCACCTTGGATCCCTCCCTGCAggtccttcagtttaaagcccccctccccaagctGACCAGTGGGTACTGACGTGCCACTTCCAGGCTCCTCTCTAGTAAGCCCAGTTTTATCtatccaacccccctgccatgggcagggacacctcccactagatcaggttgctcagagctccatccagcctgaccttaaaaacttccagggatggggcttccaccaactctctgggcaacatgtgccagtgtctcactaccctcatggggaagaacttcttcctagtATCTGATCTAAACCTACTCTCCTCTAAtctgaatccattccccccTGTGctgtcactacctgacatcctaaagtccctcaccagctttcttgtagccctcttcaggtactggatgGCTGAGGtctgctcagagccttctcctctccagactgaataaccccaagtCTCTCcgtctgtcttcataggagaggtgctccagccctctgatcatccttgtggccacactttgggtgcagccatcaagGCAGTTCTTTATCTACCCagtggtccatccatccatccatccgtccatccatccatccatccatccatcaaacccatctTTTACCAGGTTGGAGACCAGGATcttgtgtgggacagtgtcaaaggctttgctcaggtccaggtagctgaccttggtgtctcttcccttgtctattggTGCTGTGATATTCCCATAGAAGGGCCCCAAGGTTTGTCAGGCACGGTTTCCCGCTGAGGAAGCTGTGTTGATTATACCAAATCacctcttcatttttcttctgctccagcagtgcctccaggaggatctgctccatgatggGGTTTGGAGGCACCAAGCCCATGGCCAGTGTGCAGATGTTGATGGTCAAGGCTAAGAGCTGTGGGGACTGTGAGAAGTAGAGGAGGATCCTGGGAGTGCCTGAAGGGTGGGTTTGGGCATGGTGGAGCTTTCCTTCAGAGTGGGCAACAGCTTGGGCAAGAAGTAATTCCCCAAAGtgcagctggggatggctggagtggagagcagaagaaagaaatgtcagtgCAAGGGCCATGCTGGGGAACAGCACATCCCCCAGCAGGAGCCTGGATCAGGCCAAGGCTCTGTGTgccaaggcagaggcagggaggacacagagatgtcaggagaggaaggggacagcaagGTGGGGCAGGCgggtgaaggagcagagcctgcagggcaAGAGGCACAGGGGATGGGACAGCCCAGGACAGACTGTGCTGGAGATGAGAGAGGGCAAAGgtgtggaaaagctggaggcagACTTGGCAGAGCCAAGCTCTCCATGCCTTTGCTGCTGGCTCTTGTCTCTGTCCCTGATGGCCATGGGGAGACAAgtggagcttccagcagcactggggctcagGGCCTCCTTGTCCATGTGCAGGAGGCTGGCTGGGAGGTGCCGGGCCATAGTCCTGCCCTTGGCATTGCCCATCTGCACATGGCAGTGGtgccaggagagccctgagggctgagggagggacaGGATCTCCCTCCcttgccaggggctggggctcagggctggcaccTTTGGGGaatgggctcagggctgggccCTTTGCAGTCCTGACACACAGCCAGGCTTCCTCAGCACCAGAGCCACCtgcaccttccttttccccacctgccatcactgcctcctgcttcctgctccccccaccccctgcaggGGACGCTGctttctcagggctgtccctCAGGGGGACCCAGGCACACGCCAAGAAACTTTGGAAACTTTGGAAACTTGTGACTTGGACTTGCTTGTGGAGAAAGaagcttctgcagcttcctctccttgcctctTGAGCAATTGTCATGGGCTCAGCATCAACCCCCCAGAGGGCTCCTGGCAGCTGTGAGCTGGgctcctgggatggagggagctgctggcaagtgggcagtgctgcagagagacagctctgggcaggagcagctcctctgcagagcgcagcagggctgagggcactgccagggtatctgggggagatgagcaaggcagagagagcttcAAGGGGGTGAAGATGGAGGGGATGAGTGGCAGCTGAGGGGAGGAGAACCTTCCCAGCTTCTGCCATGGTGAGTGTctggtgcagggcagtgaagctggtgcAGTGTCTGGAGGCATCTCCTAaagctgcagaggcagagctgctgggagctggaaggggggaaggggctggaggtggaaggggaattgtgaagaggagggagggggtgtgtgcaggcaggggtggccagggctgtccttcagagcagggtcctgcagcccaggggctgtgtgctggggcagggactctgctgtctgcctgcctgcctgccaggggcagctctcagcctgcccggggagctccctggtgctggcagaagctgtggctggcaggagacagggagcacagggcaggctcctggtgctgctgagagagggatgaattgctcagggctgctcacagctccagctgctgcccagaagaTTTCTGAGGGGACTTTTCAGGAGTCCCTTCAGGCCAGGGCTTTCCTGCTCCACTCTGGGctctcctcaggctctgcttccacTTGTCTCTCCAGGGCATGGAAAGCTCTTTCTGCACTCTGCAGAAGGCTCACAGACCCCAGTTCTCCTTAGCCCTTTTCTAATCTGCTCCAGGGATCATTAGATCTCAGAGATGCCCCTggacaggtcctgctgctgccaggaggggtctgcagggcagagctgagcactcagggggtgggatgggggctgtgagcactgagagggaggagagctggggacagagaaagagctgcaggcagcagagatgggcagggatggagagggagctgctgcctggaagatGATGGCAGGGGGGATTCCTGCACCTCCCAGccatcccctgcagagctgctgccctccctagAGCTAAACCCTGCTCtctgtcacacagcacagtCCCCCAGCCCTTCAGATCATGGGCACTGAATTCTGAGCATCCTTCCAgcagcaccccctccccaccagagaggagaaatgctggAGTCTCTGCCTGTGTCTCCCTGTCCTGACTCTCTTGGCAGCAGAACTTTGGCAGGTTCCCCTcttgcccctgctgctgctgcccttgttcttccccttctttttgctgggctgggggatgaGGGTTCTGGTGCAGCTCAGACACTGATGCTGCaggtcctgtcctgctgctgttttcatggAGGAAAAGCATCCAAAGCACCTGAGATTTGGAGGTGTGGGGACTGCAGGGTGTGGGGCTGAGGGTCAGCCCACCGTCCCATCAGGATACCCCATCTTTAGGGTCTTTGCCTCTTtgtgcagctgagagcaggactGATGGACAGAGCAGCTGTCCTCACTCTGCACTAAGGGACAGTCCCTTTgcctctcagcaccctcagggtttcacttgcagagcagcacaaatgCCAGGGGCTTCTgcattaagatttttttcatgggtttttGAGAAATTTTTCCAGAGCAAACCATGCTGAAtcccatcagctctgctctgcagtctGGTGGTGCATTGGGGTGACAATGATGTACAGCTCCTGAATGTCATGAGAGGATTTAATCTGAgatcccctcctgctcctttttaCCAATTGCTGTGGAGAAGCACAGACCCCTCCTACTCCTTTATGGACATTCAGCCAGGACAAGCCAGGGTGTTTGAAAGGGATATTCCAAAGGTGTCCATGAAATGGGAGAAACTGTTTATGTGTCTCTAGGAGAAATTTAATAATGCTTTTTTAAGCAACACTGCCCtaacttcctttcttttttttttttttttttttttttttttttttttttcccacaagaaTGTCTCTATCCATAGTGGCATCAAatgtccaacagcagctccatcacaaatttcctcctcctggcatttgcagacaggcgggagctgcagctcttgcacttctggctcttcctgggcatctacctggctgccctcctgggcaacggcctcatcatcaccaccatcgcctgtgaccaccacctccacacccccatgtacttcttcctcctcaacctctccctcctcgacctgggatccatctccaccactctgcccaaagccatggccaatTCCCTCTGGCACAACACGGACATCTCCTACAAGGcatgtgctgcacagctcttcttctttttattcttcatttcatCTGAGTACTGTCTCCTGACGATCATGTCCTACGACCGCTACgtggccatctgcaaacccctgcactacgggaccctcctgggcagcagagcttgtgtccacatggcagcagctgcctggggctctgggtttctcactgctctgctgcacacagccaatacattttccctgcccctctgccagggcaatgccctggaccagttcttctgtgaaatcccccagatcctcaagctctcctgctcacactcctaCCTCAGGGAACTTGGGCTTATTGTGGTCAGTTCCTGTTTTATatttggctgttttgttttcattgtggTGTCCTatgtggagatcttcagggctgtgctgagaatcccctctgagcagggaaggcacaaagccttttccacgtgcctccctcacctggccGTGGTCTCCTTGTTCATCAGCACATCCATCTTTGCCTACCTGAAGCCCCCTTCCATCTCTTCCCCATCCTTGGACCTTGTGCTGTCATTTCTATACTCggtggttcctccagcagtgaaccccctcatctacagcatgaggaacCAGGAGTTCAAGGATGCAGTTTCCAAACTTATCAAAGGaacttttttgaaaatatttaatttatttggttATTCTTCTGTTCCCTTATAATGTAATTCAGAACACACCCAGACAGTCTTCACCCCTTTTTGCTGATTTTGATTGTATATATGCGTtagttttgtggggttttttttattttttctttccaattatTGCTGATAtatgaatgttatttttttttcctttctcattatGTGGATATCCAGGTTTTCTTTGACCCAGACACTTACAAAGAGGAGCTGTGCTCTCTCTGTGTTTAAACACAATAAAGAACCTTCCAGTGAATGTTTGCCTGAGGCCCTTCCTTTGAGACCCTgtctggagctgcagggcagtgcctgtgtgcagaggtggaggggaaagagTCCTGGCACAAGGGCACTGCCCGGGAGCACCAGCGCTTGATCTTTTCCAAGCTGTCCCCTTTCCAGCTCCACAGTCTCCTTCTGCACCCTTGGGTAAGGCCTGAGTGCTCTGGCAGCTTGGTCACAGCCCTGCGGTGTGACAGTCCTGTGCCcgcaggcagggacagggcacgggcactgctgggacagagctggccTCCAGAACAGCCCTTCCATCATCACAGGGGAtctcctcagctcagctcttcttccACACTTGCTCTCAAGAAGCTGCCCAAGGAGTCGACTCTGCAGAGATtgttgctctgctgctttctctggggGCTCCCTCTGATGCCATCATGGTCCCGGGACGGGGGGTTTGGGGACTTAGGGCTGGTTCCTTTGTCACTTCTTTGGTGTCCAGAGccctcagggatggtgactgtTGTGCAATAAAGAGAGCCCATGGCAGTGGAATCAGGCAGGGCCCCTCTGAGCACCCTCCATGGGCACCCAAGAGCTTGTGTGGGAGGTGGTCAGTGTCAGTGAGCACCATCAGCTGGGTCTGCCTCCCAGCTtgaccagcacagcccatgaACAGAgtcagccctgggcaccccagccccgtgctctgcagagcagcacccccagctcgGGGCggggggcagcctggggacagggtgcAGGGATGGGTGGCCAGGCCAGCCCAGAGGTGCTCAGCAGGGAGAAGGCTCTGTGGGAGCACAAACAGcaccagctcttcccagggGTGCCATGAAGGTCAGTGGCACAGACCGTGTCCTCAGGTCACTTCACCTGGACACTAACGTCCCCTGGGAAGCCACCTGAATGCAGCACTGGGATCTGCTTCCTTCAAACAAGCTCCAccagcctgtcccagctgctggacACCATCTCTGCCCACTGTGGCCCCagatctattttattttatgaaccTTTGGCACCTTTGAGTGTTTCCTGCTGGTGGCCACATCTTGTCTTCAGTGCTGGGCTTGCTGTCACCTTCCCTGTAAGATTTATGGGCTGCAAGGTCTGTCCTGAGAGATCAACTGCACCTTGGATAGGTGAATTTCTGTCAGGAGAAGGGAGATGGGGAGAATTACCTGCTGGTCAGCAtcacctctgtccctgggaTGGTGATGGGGCCAATGCTCCTGCAGGGCACTCCAGGCAGATGAAGGACAAAAAAGGCAttgctgaaagaagaaagaaggggatTGGGGAAAGAAGGCCATGGGGTGgacctggacttcagtaaacCCTTTGACATGGTCTATCATTGTCCCTTGATACCCAGGCTGGTGATGTCTGGATTGAAGGCCTGGGGGATGGTGCAGGTGGGAAGTTCACAAGATGATAAGGGTCACATGAAATCAGTGATTCAAAGTCATCCAGGCAGACAGTGATGGTGCCTCAGTGACCAGCACTTGATCAAATGGTATTCTCTCTCTTTATAATGCCCTGTGGGGTGGGACAAAAAGGCACTTTCAGCCCCTTTGTGGATGAAG
It encodes:
- the LOC139790542 gene encoding olfactory receptor 14A16-like produces the protein MSNSSSITNFLLLAFADRRELQLLHFWLFLGIYLAALLGNGLIITTIACDHHLHTPMYFFLLNLSLLDLGSISTTLPKAMANSLWHNTDISYKACAAQLFFFLFFISSEYCLLTIMSYDRYVAICKPLHYGTLLGSRACVHMAAAAWGSGFLTALLHTANTFSLPLCQGNALDQFFCEIPQILKLSCSHSYLRELGLIVVSSCFIFGCFVFIVVSYVEIFRAVLRIPSEQGRHKAFSTCLPHLAVVSLFISTSIFAYLKPPSISSPSLDLVLSFLYSVVPPAVNPLIYSMRNQEFKDAVSKLIKGTFLKIFNLFGYSSVPL